A segment of the Leptospiraceae bacterium genome:
TGGAAAAGCGACAGGCTCGCATTTGCACTATGAGGTACATATTGGTTTGGATCCACCAATTAATCCCCAAGAATTTATAAATATAGATTAGTTTTTTCGTCTTGATTCGAAAATAAAACGTCTATCTCTGGTAAATAATATGATAGATAGAATACCAATTCCTTTTCTAGAAGGCATCTGGGGTGGTCCTTCCACCTTTTCCATTTTAATGCTAATTGCATTTTTAACTGGCTCAAAATTACTTCCAGCTGAATACAAACGTAAGGGTTTAGTGCCCGAAGCGGCCGATACAATCGTATTTCTCGGAGTTCTTGGAACTCTCGTTGGAGCAAAGATTTTTTATATTTTCGAAATCTGGGACCAAATCTTCGTAGTACCGGGAATGTTTTCTTTTCCGTGGACACATTGGAACGGATTCCAAGAATTAAATGATCCAGCTTGTCAAGTTTGTAGAAACAGTATGGGACTTTGGAGCTCGCTATTCAACGGTGGAGGTCTCGTTTTCTATGGCGGTTTCTTATTTGGAACACTTTTCATTTACATTTATTTAAAAATGAATGAATACGATTTAGGAAAATACTTCGATGGTATGGCTTCCACTATGGCAATAGGTTATGCAATTGGTCGGTTAGGATGTTTTGTTTCGGGAGATGGTTGTTATGGATTTCATACTGATACAAATATTCCACTTCTTGTATTTAATTTTAAAGGAGCACATCCTTCAGGAGTTCCCGTTTGGAATACACCTGTGATTGAATCGGCAATTTCTTTCGTTTACTTTTTTTATTTTCAATTCTACGCTAGATTTCAAAACTTCAAAAAGTGGAGTATCTTTTTTCAATACATCGCATTACACGGATTTGCCCGTCTTTGTATAGAATTTTTGCGAGTAAATAAAGCTGTAATTCCATTTGTAGATCCACCCCAATTGGTAAATATTCCAGATGCAAGTGGTAATCCGACTTTCCTAACCGGATACTACTGGCATGGTTTTTCTCAATCCCAATACATTTCTATTGCATTCATTTTGGTATCTGTTGTATTTTTTATTAAAATGAAATTATGGGAAAAAGAACCAGCCATTTAGAAAATTTAAAAATATTCTATTGCCACAAATTTGCGGCAATAGAATATCTTCATTTATTAACTGATGTTACGCAAAATAGGAAATTTACGAAAATGAAGTCTAATTTAAGAATATTAGATTTTACCGTAGCTCTCCCAAAACTTAGCATTCGGAGTTTTAGCATCTTCTCCTTTTGAGTAATCTTTTTTAATTCCATTCACATAATACATATCTACTTCACCCTTATTTTTTTGTTCCTCTCTCGCCCGCGTCGGTTTGGAAAAAGTCTTTACTTGGATACAGTTTACAAAATCAAAAATTCTTCAAATGGATGTATTTAGAAAACAATCCGAAGTCAACTGAGAGGAATTTAAATTATCGTATAATGGATTTTTTTTAGGGATAAAGTATATAATCCGTTCGATATTTTACTCTTCGTAAGATATATACATTTTTCGAAGGTAAGTTCTTTTTTCCTAAATAAGTATTACCCAGTTTTATTGAGATATACCAATATTTGTCTGTCTTCTGGATAAAATCTTGACTTATGAATTGTATTTACCATATTAATTACAAATTGTGTTTTTGTAAATATTCTACAAAAACACCAACAAACACAACGTAGAGGATAATTTATATAATTCTCTATTTTTAACTCAATAATTATTGCTGGAGAAAAACTATATGCGAAATAATGCATTCATACTAGGTGGAACGCAAACTGACTTTGCTTCTGATTATACAAGCCAGAATAAATCCATCACTGATCTTTTTAAAGAAATTACAAATTTAGGCCTAACTTCTATTGGCATTGATTTTTCGGAAATAGAAAGATTGCGTGATGAAAATAGAGCAGAAATTTTTATAGGTAATTTTGCCGGAGAACTTTTTTTAAAACAAGGACACTTAGGTCCTTTTTTAACAGAAGTAAATGAAACATTCATCGGAATTCCAGCGGGACGTTATGAGGCAGCTTGCGCATCTTCCAGTTTAGCTACTAGTGTTGCCAACAGCCGTATCAAAGCGGGCGAAATTGACCTTGCTATAGTCATAGGAGCAGAGATCATGCGAAACGTTTCTCCGCTTGTAGCAAATGAGTATTTGGCGACATGCTCTGATTATAATTCAGAAGGTAAGGATGTTCGTTTCTTTTATCCTAGAATGTTTGGATATTTAACAGATGAGGCTATTAAACGTTATCCTGAGGCAAAGGAAGATAGACTAAAATCTGCATTTATGGAAATTAGCTTAAAGAATCGAAATAACGCAAAAAAAAATCCAAATGCACAGACACGAACCGAAAACTATGATAAACTAATGCTTGAAACCTTAAACCGAAAATATAAAAATTCATTCGGTGGGCAAACTAGATTTTCCGATTGTTCTCAGATAAGCGATGGTGCCAGTATACTATTTTTAGCGAGCGAAAATTACGCGCGTAAATATTTATCCAAAACAGGGAAACAATTGAAGGATATAGCACAAATCTCAGGAACAGGATTTAGAGTTGCTGAATTAAAATTTGCAGACAAAATCAAAAAGTCAGCTAACGACAAATACGTATTACCCTGGGCAAGGCAAACTATTGTAGATGCATTTTCGCAAGCAAAAGTTACTATAGAAGATATTCATGTTATCGAACTTCATGATTGTTTTAGCATCAATGAATACTTAAGTCTGGGAAACTTCGGAATTACTGAACCGGGGAAAGAATACATTGCCATTGAAGAAGGAGCTACTCAATTGGGCGGGAAAATTCCAATTAACCCGTCAGGCGGACTTATTGGTGCCGGTCATCCTGTAGGTGCTTCTGGAGCTCGTATGATTCTAGACATTTTTAAGCAAGTTACAAACCAAGCTGGAAACTACCAAGTAGATGGAGCCAAAAGAGGAGCTACATTTAACGTTGGCGGAAGTTGTACTACTACCATGAGTTTTGTTTTATCAAATGCGGATATAAATAATTGAGGTTCTATGTCAGCTAAAATATTAGGATTAGGCGTCTATCGTCCACTCGAAAAAGTTTCTTCAGCAGAACTAGAAAAATTAGGACAAAATATAACGGGCATACCGGCAAATCGTTATTTTGCTTCACCCAAAGAAACTTCTATTTATATGAGTGTAGAATCAGCAAAATCGGCCATAACGAAAGCAAACCTTACACCGCTCGATATTGATTTTGTTTTATTTTTTTCTGGAATACCGGACTATGAAGTGCCAAAGGATGGAAACTTAGTTATTAAAGAACTAGGTGCAAAAAATGCAAATGTATGGACTGTAGATACCGCTTGTGCTAGTTTTATTTCGCAAATACGATTGGCTGAACTATTTCTTTTCCATAAACAATACAAACACATATTGTTAATTAATACAATGAACTGGGTAAATCGTGTTATCGACAAAAAAAGCGGTTACTCTTTAGTAGGCGATGGATCTGCTTCCGTAGTTTTAACAACTAAAAAGGAAAAAGATTTAATGACGTTATCCCCTACAGTCGAAAAAACAGAGCCGGATTATTTCGATTTTTTAGAATTAAAATCTCCTTTGGTGACTAAACAAAATGAACTGATTCATTTTTCTTACGATCCAAAACATACAAAATTTTTTCTAAAAAATGCTACTTTACCGGCAAAAGAATTACTCGAAAGAGAAAATATTTCAGGGAAAGACATAGATTGGTTTATCGCTCACCAAACTGGAATTCCAATGCTTGAACGTTGGTGTAAATCGTTAGACATTAACCCCAAAAAAAATTTAAACACTTATCATGAATCAGCCAATATGTCTTCAGTTAATATTCCTTATATTTTACATAAGTATATTTACGAAGAACCTTGTATTCTACCCGGACAAAAAATTCTTTTTTTCGCTGTTGGTGCAGGTCTACATGTAGCTACTATGTTATTTGAATACTAAAAGGACACAAAAATGAGCCAAGAATCCATTGCTAAAAAATTAATTCAAAGTCCATACTTAGAAGGAATTTTTACTCCTCTAAAAGAAGAAAAGGAAGAATATAATTTAAAAACGGAAGGAGAAATTCCATCAGATTTAAATGGGAAGTTGGTGTTTAATGCATCTAATCCGCAATTTAAACCGAAAAATTTTTATAGTTGGTTTGATGGAGATGGAATGATTCACTCTACTTCAATTCAAAATGGAAAAGTCTCCTATAAAAATAAATACGTTAGGACAAATGGATTTATAGAAGAACAAAAAAAAGGCAAACCAATTTGGGATGGGATTATCGGTAAAATTGACGAAACCAAAGAACATGGAAACATGAAAGATTCTTCCAACACTTCAATTGTGTGGTTTAATAATATTTTGCTCTCTCTTTGGTATCTAAGTGGACGTCCATACCAAATAGATCCAGAGACAATGGAAACTAAGGGAATATATAATTTTTACGGAAAATTTGAAAATTATATGGCTGCACATACAAAACTAGATCCAAGAACTGGTGAACTTGTATTTTTTAATTATAATTTATATAAACCGCCATTTATGAATTACGGAGTAATTTCAAAAAATAATAAAGTACATTACACTCCGATTCATATTCCAGAATCAAGTTATTGCCATGATATTGCGATTACAAAAAATTACTCTATCTTAATTGATTTGCCATTAGCGTGGAAAATGGAGCCTGGAAAAAAACAAAGACGGTTTTTAGAATTCAACCTAAACCGCCCTTCTCGTTTCGGAGTGATTCCACGACTGGGAACAGATTCCGACATTCGATGGTTTACGGCTAATCCTTGTTATATGTTTCATGTTGTAAATTCGTATGAAGAGAATAATAAAATTATCCTCTACGGTTGCCGTATAGACAATCCAATGCCAGAAAAAGCAAACTTACTTGCTCCTAACGAAGGAACTCTCTCGTTTGCTCCTGTATTTCATAAATGGGAATTTGACCTTATTACTGGTACAACTAAGGAAGAACAACTCGATGAAGTTTACGCCGAGTTTCCGCGAATCAATGAGGATTTTGCAGGTGAAAAATACCGTTATAGTTATCATGGTAGATTTACTTCTGGTGAAATTTTACAAGACGCATTTATAAAATATGACAGAGAAACTATTTCAAATAAACTATATGAAATGCCAAAAGGTCTGTATTGCAACGAACCAGTATACGTTAAATCAATAAAATCCGAAGCAGAAGATGGAGGATACTTATTATCTTATATAAGTTCTGAACATACAAAAGGAGAAGTCTGGATATTTAGTGCAAGTGAAATCGAAAAAGGTCCAATTGGTAAAATATTTTTACCAGAGCGGTTACCTCCCGTATTCCACGGAACTTGGGTCAATAATTTTTAATAAATAAATTTATAAATGTAAATTGGAAAAGGATACTTCTTTAAATAATCCCTTGAATTCGGAAGGAGTTTCTCCGCCATTGATCATAACCCCAATACCTTGTCCTTCTTCTAATTTTTGTTCAGTTATATACTTCAGAAATGACCCGTCTGTATGAAAACTATTTCCAAAACCAGCCAGAATGTAAACATTTTCTGCTTTTTTTTCTTTTAGAATATTTTCGACTATTTGAATTAATTTTTCTCGTTTTCCTTCAGCATACGTAACAGGTGAGATTTCATTTAGTGTAATAATTCCATTTTGTAACTCTAATTCAATTCCGAATAAACAATCATCTTCTATTGGAAGTGTGCCACTCATCCCTTTCACGAAAAAATTCGCACTGGCAGATAAAATAAAAGACTGAATGCCTGATTTTTGTAATTCTTCTAATATTCTAATCGAAGAAGAAAAATAATATTTCTGTAGAACATTTTGAAACTGTGTTTTGGCTAACCCTAGAATCAAAGATTCATGATTACCTTCAAATATTTGCGGCAAAAAGATATATGCCTCTTTTTTATCTACATTTTCCATTTCTCGGTATTTTTTCCAGAATGCGGCTACACCTTCTTTGCCTTTAAAATCTTTGGCATAACCTTTCAAAATTCCAAGTTCGACTAATCCCTTAAATATCTCCTCTCCATTTTCACTCAATCCTTCCGAACAATCACCCTTTAATATGGTGCCATCAAAATCCCAAAATGCCAAAAAAGCCGATTTACTTGGATTGAGCATTTTTTCATTCTTATTATTTATCTCAATCTGACTTTTCAGATTCAAAATACTATCAATGATTTCTTTTTCGTAAATTTCTTCTCTCTGCATAAAAGGATTAAAACAAATCTAAAGGTTTTTATCAAACCATTTTATTTTTAAGGCGAAATGGACTGTTTGTGTTAACTGGGTTGTTCACATTTATCATTCACTAGATTTTTTTAATTTACCCTTCGCCATGCATATTCCGTAAATAGCCTCCCACCTAATCTGTAAATAATCGTCAAAAGTAATTTCGAAATTTGTAAAGAATAAGTTATTCTCAAATACCAAAAATACGGATCA
Coding sequences within it:
- a CDS encoding thiolase domain-containing protein (Catalyzes the synthesis of acetoacetyl coenzyme A from two molecules of acetyl coenzyme A. It can also act as a thiolase, catalyzing the reverse reaction and generating two-carbon units from the four-carbon product of fatty acid oxidation) yields the protein MRNNAFILGGTQTDFASDYTSQNKSITDLFKEITNLGLTSIGIDFSEIERLRDENRAEIFIGNFAGELFLKQGHLGPFLTEVNETFIGIPAGRYEAACASSSLATSVANSRIKAGEIDLAIVIGAEIMRNVSPLVANEYLATCSDYNSEGKDVRFFYPRMFGYLTDEAIKRYPEAKEDRLKSAFMEISLKNRNNAKKNPNAQTRTENYDKLMLETLNRKYKNSFGGQTRFSDCSQISDGASILFLASENYARKYLSKTGKQLKDIAQISGTGFRVAELKFADKIKKSANDKYVLPWARQTIVDAFSQAKVTIEDIHVIELHDCFSINEYLSLGNFGITEPGKEYIAIEEGATQLGGKIPINPSGGLIGAGHPVGASGARMILDIFKQVTNQAGNYQVDGAKRGATFNVGGSCTTTMSFVLSNADINN
- a CDS encoding AAA family ATPase encodes the protein MFLSRPRRFGKSLYLDTVYKIKNSSNGCI
- a CDS encoding carotenoid oxygenase family protein produces the protein MSQESIAKKLIQSPYLEGIFTPLKEEKEEYNLKTEGEIPSDLNGKLVFNASNPQFKPKNFYSWFDGDGMIHSTSIQNGKVSYKNKYVRTNGFIEEQKKGKPIWDGIIGKIDETKEHGNMKDSSNTSIVWFNNILLSLWYLSGRPYQIDPETMETKGIYNFYGKFENYMAAHTKLDPRTGELVFFNYNLYKPPFMNYGVISKNNKVHYTPIHIPESSYCHDIAITKNYSILIDLPLAWKMEPGKKQRRFLEFNLNRPSRFGVIPRLGTDSDIRWFTANPCYMFHVVNSYEENNKIILYGCRIDNPMPEKANLLAPNEGTLSFAPVFHKWEFDLITGTTKEEQLDEVYAEFPRINEDFAGEKYRYSYHGRFTSGEILQDAFIKYDRETISNKLYEMPKGLYCNEPVYVKSIKSEAEDGGYLLSYISSEHTKGEVWIFSASEIEKGPIGKIFLPERLPPVFHGTWVNNF
- a CDS encoding prolipoprotein diacylglyceryl transferase: MIDRIPIPFLEGIWGGPSTFSILMLIAFLTGSKLLPAEYKRKGLVPEAADTIVFLGVLGTLVGAKIFYIFEIWDQIFVVPGMFSFPWTHWNGFQELNDPACQVCRNSMGLWSSLFNGGGLVFYGGFLFGTLFIYIYLKMNEYDLGKYFDGMASTMAIGYAIGRLGCFVSGDGCYGFHTDTNIPLLVFNFKGAHPSGVPVWNTPVIESAISFVYFFYFQFYARFQNFKKWSIFFQYIALHGFARLCIEFLRVNKAVIPFVDPPQLVNIPDASGNPTFLTGYYWHGFSQSQYISIAFILVSVVFFIKMKLWEKEPAI